Below is a genomic region from Pyrococcus kukulkanii.
AGAATGGCGGGAGTGAGGTCAAATCAGAGGGTGAAATGGTCATCGAGCTCGGGAAAACGAAGCTCACTAGGACTCACGTTGATTATGCTGAATACGACGTGAGCAGTTACGTTGTGAGCCTCCTCGCTCTGGTGGTGCACCGGGTTGCAAATGCTAAACAGGTAGTCTATGTAGAGGATATTGCGGCTACCATCAGCTACATCCTTAGTGTTGAGTATGGCATCGAGGACGATGCCCTCATCAGATTTTACATCAAGAAAGTGCTTGAACGGCTTAGGGACTTTGGCTGGGGCGTTGCCGAGCCCCAAACGACGGGGGACGTTGATGAAGATATCGTGAAGGAGTTCAAGGTTCTTGCAAGGGAGTGGGGCAAGACACTCACCGAGGCCGTGAAAGTGCTGTCGAGGAGGCCTTTTGAGTTTCTATTAGCAGACCAGATCTTCAGGCCGGGCAGGACTGACATCAAGCGTGAGGGTAACATGCTCGTCGTCTCTGAGAAGTTTATTCAGGACATAGAAACAGCCACGGGCTTGAAGCTCGACCCGGATGAGTTCTCCATTGTGCTCAAATACAAGCTCACCACAGCTCAGGGCGATGAAATGACTCTTTACGAGGCTGTCGCTGAGTTGAGAAAGGCCCTCATACAGTATAGGATTTACGAGGGAGTTCCACCAGAGACAGTTGCCCTTTCAAAACTTATGACTTATGGAGGGCCCTGGCTGAGGAAAGCTTTGAAGGTGCTTGAAGCCAAGAAGCTCCTGAGAGTTTCAAAAGGAAAGGCAAGGTTCACAGAGGAGCTTGTCGAGATGCTCGATCTACCCCAGCAGGTCAGTCTATTCGATAATCTCGAGCAGGTCGTAGAGAAGAAGGCGGCATCGAAAGCATCCCTTGCAGACCTTGCTAGGGAGGAGGACGAGGAAGGGGGTGAGGAGCAATGAAAGTCATTGATGACGTGAACGCTCTCAAGAAGGCCCTCACGGCCCTCCTACTCAAATACTACCCTCAAGGCCGGGTCGAGGTTGAAACAAGAGTCGCAGCGGTGGCGAAGCACTTGCAGGACGCTGGCTTCGAGCTCCTCGACAATAATACCAGTAATGTAATATACAGACTGAGGAGCCGCCCCCTCATCGAAGACCCTACCTCGGTAGAAATTGCAATCAGCCTGCTTGAGGGCGGGTTTGTTGATAGGATATGGGTCGAAGTCCCCATTGTGAGGCCTAGGTGGAATGTGCTGCATGTGGGTGAGGACGAGGGGATTTTCACTAGGAAAGTGGCGATGAAGGCATCGAGGGCTGGAACCGTTGTGAGGGTTGAAATACTACCAAAAAGCACGATTGGCGTCGTCCTAGGAGAGCTCGTTGTTGATACGGCAATCTTTCCACGCCGCCAAGTTACCCTCGAAACAGTCCTCTCAATCTACTTGAAGCCGGAGGTGGTGCAGGATGCCTGAGTTCCTGAAAAAGCTAATCGGGCCCCCGGGGACAGGGAAAACCCGCTGGATAATGACCCAAATCCTCGGCCTTCACGAGGGCAAGAAAAAGGTGTTAGAAGAATACGGGCTGGAGGGGGCGCTCTGGGGCGAGGAGCTTGCATTCGCCACGCTTGAAAACTCGGCCTTGAGAGAGCTCCTCGGCAGGATAGGCTATGAGGACAGGGCTGGCTGGATGAGGACTGTGGACGGGATAGTTATTCGTGCATTAGCGATTGCGGGGAGGGTCGAGAACCCTCCCAACCCTCTCATCTTTGAAAGTGTGCTCTTGAAGGTGGCGAGGCGGTTTAGACTAAACTTGGAGCTGGTCAAGGAACGCATCAACAATTTCACCTATTTGATAAACAACTTGAGGGTCGAAGAGGCAAAGGAATACGCTCAAAGCGACCTCATTGTTGGGGAATGGCTAAAATTGCTGGCTGAGAAGGGTGTAAAACCCTTTGAGTTGTATAAGCTCGATCTCCTCAATGATGTGGAGGCGGTCAGGGATGAGATAGTGCACGCCAAGACACCTCACCTGCTACCCAAGCTCATGTTTGTAGACGAGGCGCAGGATCTTAGCAGGCTCGACTGGCTCGTTTTGACGAGGCTGTTCGCTGAGAGCAAGTTTGTCATCGTCGGAGACGACCTGCAGGCGATTTTCTCCTTCAGAGGGGCTGACTACAGGGTTTTCGAGAGCATCAAGGCCGGGCGGGTCGAAGTGCTTGACAAGTCCTATCGCCTGCCCCAAGATATTATCGATGTCGCCAAGGCATATATCAAGCGGATGGTAGGGAAATACTATGACTTCAGAGCGGTGGATGAGAGCAAGCAGGCTGAGTTCTACATCCTACCCCCTAACCAGGCCCTCAGGTTCGCAATCGAGCTGGCACGCAAGGGGTTCAGCGTGCAGATACTCACAAGGACTTCTAAGACTGCTTCGGAGCTAAGACTGTTACTTTGGAGTGCGGGGATATTTGCTGATGACTTGGCGGGCTCGGTGCTGGAGAAGGTCGAGCGGTTCAGAGAGCTCCTTAGGCTCCTCGCCGTGGCCCGGAAGAAAAAGGCGTTCACTGAAGAACAGGAGAAGAAGTTCCAGAAGCTGGCGTGGGAGTTTCTAAGACCTGACGCCCGTCAAAGAGTAAACGAAATCTTCAAGCAACCGGCCTTACTTAGGCAGGGGAGGCT
It encodes:
- a CDS encoding ICP22 family protein, which translates into the protein MVFSSAQIKLAARALKDLAGKHEFVIVVPGDRPGLQVMREHSEEEVEEIIKQALRQAQDPSKIFVFHDDEIGWEKVNLVELIGGAGSIYDVSGDMRQSENEAEAKPEVEAGVKTVPGAGPGGEPEVEDVELEKSLGPDAGEVSEEEIKVEGEIGVVSEVGEVPGAGEVEGETSESGENGGSEVKSEGEMVIELGKTKLTRTHVDYAEYDVSSYVVSLLALVVHRVANAKQVVYVEDIAATISYILSVEYGIEDDALIRFYIKKVLERLRDFGWGVAEPQTTGDVDEDIVKEFKVLAREWGKTLTEAVKVLSRRPFEFLLADQIFRPGRTDIKREGNMLVVSEKFIQDIETATGLKLDPDEFSIVLKYKLTTAQGDEMTLYEAVAELRKALIQYRIYEGVPPETVALSKLMTYGGPWLRKALKVLEAKKLLRVSKGKARFTEELVEMLDLPQQVSLFDNLEQVVEKKAASKASLADLAREEDEEGGEEQ
- a CDS encoding UvrD-helicase domain-containing protein, with amino-acid sequence MPEFLKKLIGPPGTGKTRWIMTQILGLHEGKKKVLEEYGLEGALWGEELAFATLENSALRELLGRIGYEDRAGWMRTVDGIVIRALAIAGRVENPPNPLIFESVLLKVARRFRLNLELVKERINNFTYLINNLRVEEAKEYAQSDLIVGEWLKLLAEKGVKPFELYKLDLLNDVEAVRDEIVHAKTPHLLPKLMFVDEAQDLSRLDWLVLTRLFAESKFVIVGDDLQAIFSFRGADYRVFESIKAGRVEVLDKSYRLPQDIIDVAKAYIKRMVGKYYDFRAVDESKQAEFYILPPNQALRFAIELARKGFSVQILTRTSKTASELRLLLWSAGIFADDLAGSVLEKVERFRELLRLLAVARKKKAFTEEQEKKFQKLAWEFLRPDARQRVNEIFKQPALLRQGRLDQLLDLKNDDVWPDVLVAYLAYKQTPLKLYVDTMHAAKGTESDYTVIWGDFHRRAPDPGEEARVVYVAITRARKGIIIDNIMNPYLIPLLDILNEKVDVKTQPARPVEAEASP